A stretch of DNA from Nitrospira sp. KM1:
ACCGCCTGAGATATTCGGCCAGTTGCGGAATCGGTTCGAACAAGTAAATCCGCTCCAGATTTGGGAACAGCCGATCAAACAAGTCGCGCTCCTGGAATCGATGGGCGCCGATGACGTAGAGGGAACGGATCTGTTTCGCCGTCTCGGTCTGATACAGCGACATAAAGGAGTCATGCTGTGTCGGTGTTGGCATGGAGACCTCGCTGGCCGATGCGATGATCTGATGATTCTGGTGAGAAATGTCGTGCTCCACTGAGACGGTTGCGTGTCGACCGGCAGATCCCTGGTCCAGCACCTGCTCGGAACAATAGGCATCCCAGCGCGGCGTCAAGCTGAGCATGCGGTGCCCGCGTGCGTGCTCGGAGAGGGTTTCACGCAGCTGACTGTGCGCGATGAATGTCAGTTGAGGAGCGATCGTCAACGACTCTTCCATGCCCCATCGGACATCCGGCACGGCAGTATGCAATGTGTGATGACCTGCAGCCAATGCTTCCGCATAGGGGACGAAGCAATGGCGCAGGCTCCCATACGTCAATGGATAATGCGCATGCGAGACCGGAATAGCCGCATCCGCCGCCACGAGTTTGAACGAATGAAAATGATAAAATATCAGCGACTGCCCATCGACCAGCGTCGAGCCGTTGTCGGACGATGCGATCACGTATCGATCATGATTCCAAGGTCCGACGCCTCCACCCACATGTCGAAGGATCGTCACGCCGCGAAACCGCTGCGGCCAATCGTTGAGGTACAACTGGTCTCCCATCTTTCCCTGTTCGTAGCGCGTGAAGCACCATTCGATGCAGCGGGCGCGCCACCATCGCAGTGCATTCAGACCGTTCTCATCACGCCGAAACATCAGCAATCCGACGTTGAAACGGCCATTGTGCGTCGCGAGATCCTTCTGACGAGGGGAGAACCGATGTTCGTGGATCAGGATGGACGTCTGACCGAGTTCATCAAACAGTGGCTGAGGCGATGAGAAAAAGAACAGGTCGGCATCGAGATAGGTCAACACGTCGACCTGTCTGTGCCGCTCCATGATGCGAAGAATGACAGTGGGTGTCAGGGTCCAGTAGTACTCGACCAGGCTTCTGGTGGGTTTGACGCCAAGCAAGGGCCGATCGCGGGATTCGATGTCGTGCAGTGGGATCGGCTGGACATTCGCAAGCCCGAGGCGTCGAAGAACCAGGTGAGTCATCTCATCCATGCAGACGACGAAGATCACCCAATCTTTCGACTCGCTCACGCGCAAGGAGTCAATCAGAGCCAGCCCTCTGACCAGGTAGTTGCGATCGAAATAGGTGCAGTAGTACCGCGTCATGGATGCTTCTCTCGGTTCGGATCGATATGGCGCCCCCCGTTGCGGCTCGACGGCTCCTGCCACAGGCGGAGCGCGCTGGCAATCCGGTCGATGTGCCCGTCTTCCAAGTCCGGATGACAGGGGATGGTCAGGATCCTTTGATAGAGAGCTTCCGTAATGGGCAGCTGATCAGATCCGCGAAGTCGTCCTGCATACGCCGGCTGCAGATGAACAGGCATGGGGTAGTGACGGGCGCTCGCGATGCCGGCGGAACGAAGATGCGCTTCCAATGCCTCCCGGGCCCGGCTTTCCACGACAAATAGATGCATGGCATGGAGGGTATCTCGCACGCTCACGGGAGGCTGGAGCCCGGTCCCCACCAACGCGGCCTGATAGGATTGGGCGATCGTCCGTCTCCGTTGGTTGCGTTCTTCGAGAAACGGGAGTTTGAATCGGAGCACGGCGGCTTGCAATTCGTCGAGACGGGAATTTCTCCCCTGCGTCTGACTGATATATCGTCGCTTCCATCCGTACTGCCGCAAGGCGCGGAGCGTCTCCGCTATCGAGGGGTCATCGGTGACGATAGCGCCGCCATCGCCCAACGCTCCAAGATTCTTCGTGGGATAGAAGCTGAATGCAGCCGCATGTCCGAATGTCCCGACCTTGCGACCGTTGATCGCGGCACCATGGGCCTGCGCGCAATCTTCCACCACCTTGAGACCGTGCCCGTCCGCCACCGCGAGAATCTCGTCCATCGGAGCCGGCTGTCCATAAATATGGACTGGCACAATGGCTTTGGTCCGGGGAGACAGCACCGAACGAATCAGACGGGGATCCACACATCTGGTCTGCGGATCGATGTCCAGGAAGACCGGACAGGCGCCGAGATATTCAATCGCGGCCACGGTTGCCACGGCCGTGTGCGAGACGGTGATGACTTCGTCACCGGCGCTCACACCTACCGCGCTCAGCGCGAGAGCCAATGCGTCGGTGCCGTTTGCCACACCGACACAGGCGACCACACCGAGGTATTGCGCCCACTCCTGTTCGAACGCCTCGACCTCCTCACCGAGAATGTAGGTTCCCTTCGTCAGGACACGCTCGACGACCGTCATCAGCGCGTCACGTGTCCGCAGCGCCTCGGCGCGCGGGTCGGCCACCTGAATGACGTCATGCCGCGACGGCAAGAGGCCAATAGTGTTGGTAGTGCTTCGCATAAAACTCCAGGGTTTGACGCAGCCCGTCAGAGAGGGAGGTGGATGGTTTCCATTTCAGACATACAGCGATTTTCCGGTAGTCGCCGTAGTAGTCCCCGATATCGATCTGTTTCCGTTCAGCCGGAAAGGGAACCATCTGGTACCGGCCGTGCCGGTGCAGGCGCACCAGCAATTCCGCCGTATCCATCAGACTCACCGGATGATCATCGCCGAGATTGAAGATCTCTCCCACGGCTTGAGGAGCGGAGGCGGCCAGCAGCAAGGCGTCGACGACATCCTCGACATAGTTGAAATCACGGATCTGCCGGCCCTCGCCGTACACGGTGATAGGGCTCCCGTCGAGCAGCTGCCGAATCCAGATCCCCAAAAACGTCTGCCGGGCATCGACGACGCGCATGCGAGGGCCGTAGGTATTGGTGAGACGCAGGACGGTGGTCCTGATGCCGTGCACCTGGTGATACAAACGGTGGTACATCTCGCCGGCCAGCTTATTGATGCCGTTGACGTCGACCGGCTGCAGCGGATGTTGTTCGTCGACAGGCAGATAGTGAGGTTTGCCGTAGATCTGACGGGTGCCCGCAAAGACGACTCTAATGTCTCCGTTGTACCGCTTGCAGCACTCCAGGATCGAGAGCTGCGCGCGCGCGTTGATCTCCAGATCCGGAAATGGATTATCCATTGAATCCAGATGGCTGGTTTGCCCGGCCAAATTGAACAGATAGTCGCGGTCGCGAATGAGATACTTCATGGCATGCTCATCCCGGACATCCGCGATGTTGACCCGCACATGATCGCGGACCGCCTCGATGTTCCAGAGATTGCCGCCATATTCGGGAATCATGCTATCGACCACCGTCACATCGGCCCCTTGGTGCACGAGCCGAATCGCGAGGGTCGACCCGATGAATCCGAGTCCGCCCGTGATCAAGACCCGGGCTCGACGAAAGGGCGCCATGCTATCGTGCTGCGTTGAAGACATAGGTCGTCTCAAACTCGTCTTTATCCGGCTGTTCGTGATACGTCAGGGCGGACGACAGCTCCAGTCCCGATTCTTCACAAAGGCTGAGAATCTCGCTTTCGCTGAACCGCAGTTCGAATGTCTCCACGCCGTAAGCGAACTTTTTGAAATGCGCGGTCGCCGATTTCCGCGTAACCGGAGTCCGGTGGAGCACGACGATGGCTGACGCGACGCGTGCGGCTTCCTTGATATGCGCGCGATACTCTTGAACGTGAAGTAGAACGCCGGAGGAGACAACGATGGGAATCGACCGATCGGCGAATGATAGGCTCCCACCGTCTCCGACCTCAAATCGGGCATTGGGATAGTAGCTCCTGGCCATGCGGATCATGGCCTCAGAGAAATCGATCCCGAAATAAGAGAGGCGAACATTCAGCAAATATTGCAGAGCTTCGGCGTAATAGCCGCTGGCGCACCCAATCTCCAGCAGCTCGATGTTCGGCCTGACGTACGGCTGCACCGCGTCGGCCAATACACGGAATACGATGGGTGGCTGCCCTCGGTACATCTCACGCAGCTCGACATCGACCAACGCTCGCTGCTTGAGTGGAATCGAATCCGAACGCCAGGATTGGACCAGGTCAGGCGTGACCTGGTCAGGCCGTATGGCTGTGCGGCCATAGGAGACACGTCCCAAGTCTGGATCCGGCAAACGATTGTTCCCCGTTTTCAATTCGAGGTGCCGGCCGAGGATTTCCGATGTATGGCGCATGCGCGCTTCATAGGTATGCTCCCGCCCGGTTCTTTCATGGGCGCGCTCGGCGATGGCCCTCGCCTCTTCGGGATGAGCCAGGTAATACGCGATGAGTTCCCGGCATTCTCCAACGGAACGATACGCAACGACCTCCGTTCCAATTTCGAACAGGTCGCTCAGATTCTCCTTGTAATCCGTAACCAATAGCGAACCGCATCCAGTCGCTTCAAACAAACGCATGTTGTTCGCATTCATCTTGGCGACATCGATATGGTGATTGACAGTGATGCGCGATCTGGCAAGGATGGAAAACATATCCAGTCCCCAGGCCTCGCCATGGAGGCGCGACACATCCACATGATGCTGTTTCAGGGCGGTGGTCCCATACCCCCACACATGCAGCGGCAGGTTCTTGCCCAGATCAGCCAATAATTCATGCCGCTCGCGATGGGCCGGAGACAGTCCTCCGACGAAGGTCAATGGATAATCCCGAGAGGGTTGCCCGAGGCGATGGAACACGCGTATGTCGAAGGCCAGGGCCTGATAGTACGCCGCACGCTTCTCCCCCCGGAACCGGTCCACAAAATGAGGAAACGATGAAATGAGCACGTCGAATGCATCGAGGTCCGCATTGGGAGGAATGGGAGAGGCAATCTGGCCGACAATCAAATCTACATATGGCCGGGCGGCTGCAAGAAATTCCCGTGACCCGACTCCCAAGTCCTGCAGATAGAGAACCTGCGGCCGCAGGCGCTTGATTTGCTCAATCGCGATCGTCAAGGGCGGACACTGTGGATCTATGCCCCGCTCTTCAGCCCATCGCTTCTGGAGAGGGCGGCAATTGACGATGATATCGGAAGCCTCCCAGTCCGCCTGCCGCAAAGCAGAAGAATAGAAATCACTGTCGCCGAAACACGTTTCCTGCAAAGACGCCAATTGCTCTTCATAGGACCCATCGATGAGGGATGGCGCGCTCGAGTAGTGATGAGAAAGAAACGCGTCATAGTACGTGTTGATGAAGAGGCATCGCGGATTGGAGAAAACGTTCTGCGCGGTGGGGGTCTCTCTGACTGCAGTGACGGTGGACGGCGAGGGCGCCGGCTGCTCTAGCAAGCGCCGGGACTGCTGGTCCAGGCCGGAGGCCATATGGCTGCTCGAGGCCGGCGACGGGATCTTGCGCACTTCAACGTCAAACGAGCCTTCCCAGAGCAGCATGGTATTGACCAGATCCGCCTTGAGATACAGCAGCGATGTCAGCGCCTTTTCACGTTTGGACTCCGGGGCGACATGCATCTTCATCAAAAGGTCGCATCGCAGACCTTGGATTTCACGAGGAAGATATTCTGTGAACGTGAGCCGGCCGTGAAGAAGCTCGACGGCCCAGCGATGATGGCTAATCTCCGCCGTGTTCAACCACAAGTCTTTCCCCCTCGTCGGCGTCTCGACGTACCCTCGCTTGCCGATGCGCATCAATTCTCGACAGGCCCGCTCGGGGTCAGCCACGTGTTCGAGCACATGGGAGCAGTAGACGAAGTCAAATTGCTTATCCGGGAAACAGCTCATGTCCTCAAGGGTACAGATGGTCACCGGAATGCCTTCCGGTCGCTTAAATGGGGCACCTGCTCGACCGTAGCGGTCGTCGTCCGGAGCCACATCGGCCAGATGCGTTGCGAAGGGAAACGGATCGTTGCCACTTCCTATGTCCAGGATCCGGTCGCCTGGTTTGATTGCAAAATCAAAGAGGCGCGATTGATACAGCGCATAGCGATTCGTGTTCTGCGGCAACATCTGATACAAATCATAAAGCTCAGCTAAGATATCGATCGCGGCATGCGGATGGCCGACTGCCAGTGCTTCGTAGAGATCAATGGCTTCCAAATTCTTGCCGCGTTGAAACAACATACGTGCTGTCCGCAGGCCTGAGAGTAGGTCCGCGGTCTCAGCGGTGTGGATTGTCCGACGGCCTTTTACCAAAGTCGGCTCTATTGCGGAATGCGCCATGGTTTGCGTGGTCGGCATATCGAGATCACATGACGGAGTCGATGAGCATTCATTCCAGGGCACATCAAGATGTGTGCCACTTGACAATACCGAAAAAACAAGGAGATCCACGCAAAGTGAGAAAGAGAAGATAACTGGGAGGGAAAAAATTACCGACTCTGATCGAGTCCGACTTTGCTGTGACTCGGAAAATATTGCCCGATGCTAGCGGATAGGAAGCATGTCACAGGCTTTCTGAGCGGTCCATTGCTGGATGGCATTCTGAACCGATCCGCCCCATCCGCGAAACTCGATGTATTCCATCTCGTTGAAGCGAAATTCGATCCCCAGCAGATAGTTGGCTTCCTGCTCCTGCAGGTTCTTCACTACGCCGGTGAGATTAGTAATGTGACCGACCCCCGGCAGAGCGAATTCGAGTTTTACGAGAGCGCCTTGGCCAAGCCCAGCGGGAAGGCGTCCAATGAGCACGCTGCATCCGCTTTTGCTGAAATCCTGGAGCAGCCCGCCGATGAATCCATGGCTCGCAGACGACACAGAAGTGGAGGAATCGGGCACCTGCATCAGCAGCATGGGCTCATGACTCTGGACCCGAACATCCTTCCGCAGATGAAATTCTTCGACCTGGCTTGGGAAGGACAGAAACAGGAGCGGAGCCGGAAGCACCTGCGACTCGCGCACTTCCGTTCGATAGCCGATCAGCTTTCCCTCGTAGACATAACTCACCAGACAAGGCGTGCCAGCCGTACAGACGATTTCGTGCTGATCATGGAAGGGCCATTCACAGACCAGCCAGGCATGGTCTTTCCACCCCAACAACGTCGAACCGACCTGTACTTTCCCGCGGTGCGTCTGAAACGAAAGCTTCAGGGGCAGGCCCACAGACAAGAACGACGAGGGCTTGGAGTGGCGCGCCTCGTTCACGCGGCCTCCTGATCGAGATAGACCGCCGGGTTCACTCCGACGATGTGAGGATCCAGCGCCGCATGAATGGTTCGTCTCGGCTTATGAAGTTGCTGGGACAGATCTGTTACCTCGGGGGTCGATAGGAGCGTGTTGCCGGCCGATTTCACCACCAAGACGCACGGTTGTAACGGCTTCTCACGATTCACCTGACGCACGATCGCCGTTTCTCCAGTGTTCAAGGCGACGCAGGACCCGACTGGATAGACTCCCACGACCTGAATGAATCGTTGAAGCAGTACGCCGTCGACGTGGCCGCGCTGCGCGAGTTGGTACATGAACTGAAGAGCTTCGTGGGGGGGCTTGGCTTTGTGATAGCAACGGTCGCTGGTGATGGCATCATAGATATCGACAATGGCCGCTATCCGTCCAAATTCACTGATATCGGCCTTTCGTCGATGATGGGGATATCCGCTTCCGTCCACTCGCTCGTGATGTTCGAGCGCCGGCTTCAAAAATGGATCGCTGAGGCCTGTCGTTTCAGACAAAACCTCCACACCCCGCATGACGTGCTGCTTCATGATCTCAAATTCATTGTCTTCGAACCGACCGGGCTTGTTCAGAATTTCGAGTGGAATTCGAGTCTTTCCGATATCGTGCAGAAGCGTGCCTACCCCCAAATGATGCAGCGATTGACGGCCGAGGCCTAGATTCCGTCCGAGGGCCAGCCCCAGCAGCGACGTATTGACAGAATGAAAGAATGTATACTCGTCGAACCGCTTCAGCCGTGAAAGACTCGTCAAGGCATCTGGATTGCGCAACACACTGTCGGCCATCGCCGTCACCACCTGGCTCACGACGTCCATACTGATATCCCGTCCCATGCGGGCATCAGCCATGGCCCGTCCGATAATATCTTTCGCCGCATGATACGCCTGTCGCGCCGCCGGCAGCTCCTCGTCGAATGAACGGGTCTCCTGACTTCTCCCACTATTCTCCCCTTCACCAGAGGAATCGATCTCTGTCGGATCATGTGCCAACTCCGAAGCAGGGAGCGGTGCATCCGTCACGGTTTCAGGTTGCGCCTCATCGACTTCGACGTCCAATACC
This window harbors:
- a CDS encoding HD-GYP domain-containing protein; translated protein: MKKHISIDELTVGMKILKLDKPWAETPFLRHRIRITQPQQINALRACGVRVLDVEVDEAQPETVTDAPLPASELAHDPTEIDSSGEGENSGRSQETRSFDEELPAARQAYHAAKDIIGRAMADARMGRDISMDVVSQVVTAMADSVLRNPDALTSLSRLKRFDEYTFFHSVNTSLLGLALGRNLGLGRQSLHHLGVGTLLHDIGKTRIPLEILNKPGRFEDNEFEIMKQHVMRGVEVLSETTGLSDPFLKPALEHHERVDGSGYPHHRRKADISEFGRIAAIVDIYDAITSDRCYHKAKPPHEALQFMYQLAQRGHVDGVLLQRFIQVVGVYPVGSCVALNTGETAIVRQVNREKPLQPCVLVVKSAGNTLLSTPEVTDLSQQLHKPRRTIHAALDPHIVGVNPAVYLDQEAA
- a CDS encoding NAD-dependent epimerase/dehydratase family protein — its product is MAPFRRARVLITGGLGFIGSTLAIRLVHQGADVTVVDSMIPEYGGNLWNIEAVRDHVRVNIADVRDEHAMKYLIRDRDYLFNLAGQTSHLDSMDNPFPDLEINARAQLSILECCKRYNGDIRVVFAGTRQIYGKPHYLPVDEQHPLQPVDVNGINKLAGEMYHRLYHQVHGIRTTVLRLTNTYGPRMRVVDARQTFLGIWIRQLLDGSPITVYGEGRQIRDFNYVEDVVDALLLAASAPQAVGEIFNLGDDHPVSLMDTAELLVRLHRHGRYQMVPFPAERKQIDIGDYYGDYRKIAVCLKWKPSTSLSDGLRQTLEFYAKHYQHYWPLAVAA
- a CDS encoding DegT/DnrJ/EryC1/StrS aminotransferase family protein, which codes for MRSTTNTIGLLPSRHDVIQVADPRAEALRTRDALMTVVERVLTKGTYILGEEVEAFEQEWAQYLGVVACVGVANGTDALALALSAVGVSAGDEVITVSHTAVATVAAIEYLGACPVFLDIDPQTRCVDPRLIRSVLSPRTKAIVPVHIYGQPAPMDEILAVADGHGLKVVEDCAQAHGAAINGRKVGTFGHAAAFSFYPTKNLGALGDGGAIVTDDPSIAETLRALRQYGWKRRYISQTQGRNSRLDELQAAVLRFKLPFLEERNQRRRTIAQSYQAALVGTGLQPPVSVRDTLHAMHLFVVESRAREALEAHLRSAGIASARHYPMPVHLQPAYAGRLRGSDQLPITEALYQRILTIPCHPDLEDGHIDRIASALRLWQEPSSRNGGRHIDPNREKHP
- a CDS encoding flagellar brake protein, producing the protein MNEARHSKPSSFLSVGLPLKLSFQTHRGKVQVGSTLLGWKDHAWLVCEWPFHDQHEIVCTAGTPCLVSYVYEGKLIGYRTEVRESQVLPAPLLFLSFPSQVEEFHLRKDVRVQSHEPMLLMQVPDSSTSVSSASHGFIGGLLQDFSKSGCSVLIGRLPAGLGQGALVKLEFALPGVGHITNLTGVVKNLQEQEANYLLGIEFRFNEMEYIEFRGWGGSVQNAIQQWTAQKACDMLPIR
- a CDS encoding glycosyltransferase → MLFQRGKNLEAIDLYEALAVGHPHAAIDILAELYDLYQMLPQNTNRYALYQSRLFDFAIKPGDRILDIGSGNDPFPFATHLADVAPDDDRYGRAGAPFKRPEGIPVTICTLEDMSCFPDKQFDFVYCSHVLEHVADPERACRELMRIGKRGYVETPTRGKDLWLNTAEISHHRWAVELLHGRLTFTEYLPREIQGLRCDLLMKMHVAPESKREKALTSLLYLKADLVNTMLLWEGSFDVEVRKIPSPASSSHMASGLDQQSRRLLEQPAPSPSTVTAVRETPTAQNVFSNPRCLFINTYYDAFLSHHYSSAPSLIDGSYEEQLASLQETCFGDSDFYSSALRQADWEASDIIVNCRPLQKRWAEERGIDPQCPPLTIAIEQIKRLRPQVLYLQDLGVGSREFLAAARPYVDLIVGQIASPIPPNADLDAFDVLISSFPHFVDRFRGEKRAAYYQALAFDIRVFHRLGQPSRDYPLTFVGGLSPAHRERHELLADLGKNLPLHVWGYGTTALKQHHVDVSRLHGEAWGLDMFSILARSRITVNHHIDVAKMNANNMRLFEATGCGSLLVTDYKENLSDLFEIGTEVVAYRSVGECRELIAYYLAHPEEARAIAERAHERTGREHTYEARMRHTSEILGRHLELKTGNNRLPDPDLGRVSYGRTAIRPDQVTPDLVQSWRSDSIPLKQRALVDVELREMYRGQPPIVFRVLADAVQPYVRPNIELLEIGCASGYYAEALQYLLNVRLSYFGIDFSEAMIRMARSYYPNARFEVGDGGSLSFADRSIPIVVSSGVLLHVQEYRAHIKEAARVASAIVVLHRTPVTRKSATAHFKKFAYGVETFELRFSESEILSLCEESGLELSSALTYHEQPDKDEFETTYVFNAAR